The proteins below come from a single Myripristis murdjan chromosome 10, fMyrMur1.1, whole genome shotgun sequence genomic window:
- the LOC115366587 gene encoding leukocyte cell-derived chemotaxin-2, with translation MREGLILVLLAMLGVCDGVTFGQLCSGNPTNRIRGSDKWGVGHHGARRTGHTHNGVDIVCQDGATVYAPFDLTIERRARPYTDPKKAAINNGILARGQGVCFKLFYVAPVKVSGSVAAGQRLGVLLPMQQVYPGITSHLHLELCDQSDPTPYL, from the exons atGAGAGAAGGACTGATCCTGGTTCTGCTGG ccaTGCTCGGTGTGTGTGACGGCGTGACCTTCGGTCAGCTCTGCAGTGGAAACCCCACCAACCGGATCAGAGGATCTGACAAATGGGGGGTGGGGCACCATGGAGCCAgacg GACAGGTCACACGCATAACGGTGTGGATATCGTCTGTCAGGACGGGGCGACGGTTTACGCCCCGTTTGACCTCACCATCGAGCGGCGGGCCAGACCGTACACCGACCCCAAGAAGGCCGCCATCAACAACGGCATCCTGGCCCGTGGGCAAG GTGTGTGTTTCAAGCTGTTCTACGTGGCCCCGGTGAAGGTGTCGGGCTCGGTGGCGGCGGGCCAGCGGCTTGGCGTGCTGCTCCCCATGCAGCAAGTTTACCCAGGTATCACCTCTCACCTGCACCTGGAGCTGTGCGACCAGTCGGACCCCACCCCCTACCTCTGA